From Anopheles funestus chromosome 3RL, idAnoFuneDA-416_04, whole genome shotgun sequence, a single genomic window includes:
- the LOC125771944 gene encoding 2-oxoglutarate dehydrogenase complex component E1-like isoform X1 yields the protein MHRARTALHMVNPMGQQNFGAFLLKKPASKLTTELVAASSVKLYNSAAAEPFLNGSSSNYIDDMYNAWLRDPASVHASWDAYFRNNSYAAPPSLAPVPKNHVPAAQYLGSSLPAVAGGGVAVGGRIDDKLIDDHLAVQAIIRSYQIRGHNVARLDPLGINSADLDDKTPPELLYSSYRFVHQRILECVSNEDRLLLLGMKEADMERVFKLPSTTFIGGKEKFLPLRDILGRLEKAYCNKIGVEFMFINSLEQCNWIRERFETPNIMTYTNEEKRLILARLTRATGFEAFLAKKFSSEKRFGLEGCEIMIPAMKEVIDVSTRLGVESIIMGMPHRGRLNVLANVCRKPLHQIFTQFAGLEAADDGSGDVKYHLGTYIERLNRVTNKNIRLAVVANPSHLEAVDPVVQGKTRAEQFYRGDGEGKKVMSILLHGDAAFCGQGVVFETMHLSDLPDYTTHGTIHIVVNNQIGFTTDPRHSRSSPYCTDVARVVNAPIFHVNGDDPEAVMHVCKVAAEWRATFHKDVIIDIVSYRRNGHNEIDEPMFTQPLMYKKIRGTKPALDIYANQLITEGVVTAEEVKSVKDKYDKICEEAFEQAKTETHIKYKDWIDSPWSGFFEGKDPLKVAPTGVIEETLVHIGNRFSSPPPNAAEFVIHKGLLRVLAARKEMLENKTIDWALAEAMAFGSLLKEGIHVRLSGQDVERGTFSHRHHVLHHQHVDKATYRPLCHLYPDQAPYTVCNSSLSEFGVLGFELGYSMTNPNALVCWEAQFGDFNNTAQCIIDQFVSSGQAKWVRQSGLVMLLPHGMEGMGPEHSSARVERFLQMCSDDPDYFPPESDEFAIRQLHDINWIVANCSTPGNYFHLLRRQIALPFRKPLIVLTPKSLLRHPECRSNFSEMVDGTQFQRLIPDALTAENPNKVKRVIFCTGRVYYDLLKARRDRKLDSDIAISRIEQISPFPYDLVKAECAKYPNAELVWAQEEHKNQGCWTYVQPRFDTAINSTRDFSVQEEKLVQQKTGQGFNIPQGTFNSPTSGSAASKGRKVRISSRPLSYVGRPCGASTATGSKAQHLKELKNLLDDAMAL from the exons ATGCATCGCGCAAGAACAGCTCTCCATATGGTGAACCCGATGGGTCAGCAAAATTTCGGAGCGTTTCTGCTGAAGAAACCGGCATCGAAG CTGACCACGGAACTGGTTGCTGCTTCGTCTGTGAAGCTGTACAACTCTGCCGCAGCTGAACCATTCCTGAATGGTTCTTCGTCAAACTACATTGACGATATGTATAATGCCTGGCTGCGGGATCCGGCTTCCGTGCATGCG TCCTGGGATGCATATTTCCGCAACAATTCCTACGCAGCACCACCGAGCTTAGCACCGGTACCGAAGAATCATGTCCCTGCCGCACAGTACCTCGGTAGTTCGCTGCCAGCCGTTGCAGGCGGTGGCGTTGCCGTTGGTGGACGTATCGACGATAAGCTGATCGATGATCATCTTGCCGTGCAAGCTATCATTCGTAGCTATCAG ATCAGAGGGCATAATGTGGCCCGTCTTGACCCGCTCGGCATCAATAGTGCGGACCTGGACGATAAAACTCCACCAGAGTTGCTGTACTCGTCCTACCGTTTCG TACACCAACGGATCTTGGAGTGTGTAAGCAATGAAGATCGTCTACTGCTGTTGGGGATGA AGGAAGCCGACATGGAACGCGTCTTCAAGCTGCCGAGCACGACGTTCATCGGTGGCAAGGAAAAGTTTCTGCCCCTTCGCGATATTCTTGGCCGGCTGGAGAAAGCGTACTGCAATAAAATCGGCGTAGAGTTCATGTTCATCAACTCGCTGGAACAATGTAACTGGATTCGCGAGCGTTTCGAAACGCCCAACATTATGACCTACACGAACGAGGAGAAGCGTCTCATTCTGGCCCGTTTGACACGTGCGACCGGGTTTGAGGCGTTCTTGGCGAAGAAATTCTCGTCGGAAAAGCGTTTCGGTCTGGAGGGTTGCGAAATTATGATTCCCGCGATGAAGGAGGTAATCGATGTGTCGACCCGATTGGGTGTCGAGTCAATCATCATGGGTATGCCACATCGTGGCCGTTTGAATGTGCTCGCCAACGTATGCCGTAAGCCGCTGCATCAGATCTTTACGCAGTTTGCTGGTTTGGAGGCTGCTGATGAT GGATCCGGTGACGTTAAATACCATCTCGGTACGTACATTGAGCGTTTGAACCGTGTGACGAACAAGAATATTCGGTTGGCCGTCGTCGCCAATCCGTCCCATCTGGAGGCGGTCGATCCAGTCGTCCAGGGTAAGACGCGTGCCGAACAGTTCTACCGTGGTGATGGCGAGGGCAAAAAGGTGATGTCGATCTTGCTGCACGGTGATGCGGCCTTCTGCGGACAGGGTGTGGTGTTTGAGACGATGCATTTGTCCGATTTGCCCGACTACACCACGCACGGTACCATCCACATCGTGGTGAACAATCAGATTGGTTTCACAACCGATCCCCGTCACTCGCGCTCATCGCCGTACTGTACGGATGTGGCACGCGTCGTCAATGCGCCAATCTTCCACGTGAACGGTGACGATCCGGAAGCGGTAATGCATGTGTGTAAGGTGGCGGCTGAGTGGCGTGCCACCTTCCACAAGGACGTCATCATCGATATCGTGAGCTACCGTCGCAACGGACACAACGAAATTGATGAGCCAATGTTCACGCAACCGCTGATGTACAAGAAGATCCGCGGTACGAAGCCGGCGCTTGATATCTACGCTAACCAGCTCATCACGGAAGGCGTTGTGACGGCTGAAGAGGTTAAGAGCGTGAAGGACAAGTACGACAAGATTTGCGAGGAAGCTTTCGAGCAGGCAAAGACCGAAACGCACATCAAGTACAAGGACTGGATCGATTCCCCGTGGTCCGGATTTTTCGAGGGTAAGGACCCGCTGAAGGTTGCACCGACCGGTGTGATCGAGGAGACGCTGGTGCATATCGGCAACCGGTTCTCGTCCCCACCACCGAACGCGGCCGAATTCGTCATCCACAAGGGTTTGCTGCGTGTGCTGGCCGCTCGCAAGGAAAtgctggaaaacaaaaccatcgattgGGCGTTGGCGGAAGCGATGGCGTTCGGTTCGCTGCTGAAGGAAGGCATTCACGTCCGTCTGTCCGGACAGGACGTCGAGCGTGGTACCTTCTCGCATCGTCATCACGTGCTGCACCATCAACACGTCGATAAGGCAACCTACAGGCCGCTGTGCCATCTTTACCCGGACCAGGCCCCGTACACGGTCTGCAACAGCTCGCTGTCTGAGTTTGGTGTGCTCGGATTTGAGCTCGGCTACTCGATGACCAACCCGAACGCGCTCGTTTGCTGGGAAGCTCAGTTCGGCGACTTTAACAACACCGCACAGTGCATTATTGACCAGTTTGTGTCGTCGGGACAGGCGAAATGGGTGCGCCAGAGTGGTTTGGTGATGCTGCTACCGCACGGTATGGAAGGTATGGGACCGGAACATTCGTCGGCTCGCGTCGAACGATTCCTCCAGATGTGCTCGGACGATCCCGACTACTTCCCGCCGGAGTCGGATGAGTTTGCCATTCGGCAGCTGCACGATATTAACTGGATTGTGGCGAACTGTTCGACCCCGGGTAACTACTTCCACCTGCTGCGCCGACAGATTGCGCTACCGTTCCGCAAACCATTGATTGTGCTGACACCCAAGTCGCTTCTGCGTCATCCGGAGTGCAGAAGCAACTTCAGCGAGATGGTTGATGGAACCCAATTCCAGCG ATTGATTCCCGATGCATTGACCGCCGAAAACCCGAACAAGGTTAAGCGTGTAATCTTCTGCACCGGTCGTGTGTATTACGACTTGCTGAAGGCTCGTCGTGACCGCAAGTTGGATAGCGATATTGCTATCAGCCGCATTGAACAG ATTTCGCCCTTCCCTTACGATCTGGTGAAGGCCGAATGCGCCAAATATCCGAACGCTGAGCTCGTGTGGGCCCAGGAAGAACACAAGAACCAAGGCTGCTGGACGTATGTGCAGCCACGCTTCGACACCGCGATCAACTCGACTCGTGATTTCAG CGTGCAAGAAGAAAAGCTTGTGCAGCAGAAAACCGGCCAAGGATTCAATATCCCGCAGGGTACATTTAACTCTCCGACGAGCGGTTCCGCGGCCAGCAAGGGTCGCAAAGTGCGAATCTCATCGCGACCACTTAG
- the LOC125771944 gene encoding 2-oxoglutarate dehydrogenase complex component E1-like isoform X2, whose protein sequence is MHRARTALHMVNPMGQQNFGAFLLKKPASKLTTELVAASSVKLYNSAAAEPFLNGSSSNYIDDMYNAWLRDPASVHASWDAYFRNNSYAAPPSLAPVPKNHVPAAQYLGSSLPAVAGGGVAVGGRIDDKLIDDHLAVQAIIRSYQIRGHNVARLDPLGINSADLDDKTPPELLYSSYRFVHQRILECVSNEDRLLLLGMKEADMERVFKLPSTTFIGGKEKFLPLRDILGRLEKAYCNKIGVEFMFINSLEQCNWIRERFETPNIMTYTNEEKRLILARLTRATGFEAFLAKKFSSEKRFGLEGCEIMIPAMKEVIDVSTRLGVESIIMGMPHRGRLNVLANVCRKPLHQIFTQFAGLEAADDGSGDVKYHLGTYIERLNRVTNKNIRLAVVANPSHLEAVDPVVQGKTRAEQFYRGDGEGKKVMSILLHGDAAFCGQGVVFETMHLSDLPDYTTHGTIHIVVNNQIGFTTDPRHSRSSPYCTDVARVVNAPIFHVNGDDPEAVMHVCKVAAEWRATFHKDVIIDIVSYRRNGHNEIDEPMFTQPLMYKKIRGTKPALDIYANQLITEGVVTAEEVKSVKDKYDKICEEAFEQAKTETHIKYKDWIDSPWSGFFEGKDPLKVAPTGVIEETLVHIGNRFSSPPPNAAEFVIHKGLLRVLAARKEMLENKTIDWALAEAMAFGSLLKEGIHVRLSGQDVERGTFSHRHHVLHHQHVDKATYRPLCHLYPDQAPYTVCNSSLSEFGVLGFELGYSMTNPNALVCWEAQFGDFNNTAQCIIDQFVSSGQAKWVRQSGLVMLLPHGMEGMGPEHSSARVERFLQMCSDDPDYFPPESDEFAIRQLHDINWIVANCSTPGNYFHLLRRQIALPFRKPLIVLTPKSLLRHPECRSNFSEMVDGTQFQRLIPDALTAENPNKVKRVIFCTGRVYYDLLKARRDRKLDSDIAISRIEQISPFPYDLVKAECAKYPNAELVWAQEEHKNQGCWTYVQPRFDTAINSTRDFSYVGRAVSASTATGTKATNNREFDILLKDAMSIGKPPRRMPPTSGALLPGPNGSNEKRMKKIKRIGFASFLF, encoded by the exons ATGCATCGCGCAAGAACAGCTCTCCATATGGTGAACCCGATGGGTCAGCAAAATTTCGGAGCGTTTCTGCTGAAGAAACCGGCATCGAAG CTGACCACGGAACTGGTTGCTGCTTCGTCTGTGAAGCTGTACAACTCTGCCGCAGCTGAACCATTCCTGAATGGTTCTTCGTCAAACTACATTGACGATATGTATAATGCCTGGCTGCGGGATCCGGCTTCCGTGCATGCG TCCTGGGATGCATATTTCCGCAACAATTCCTACGCAGCACCACCGAGCTTAGCACCGGTACCGAAGAATCATGTCCCTGCCGCACAGTACCTCGGTAGTTCGCTGCCAGCCGTTGCAGGCGGTGGCGTTGCCGTTGGTGGACGTATCGACGATAAGCTGATCGATGATCATCTTGCCGTGCAAGCTATCATTCGTAGCTATCAG ATCAGAGGGCATAATGTGGCCCGTCTTGACCCGCTCGGCATCAATAGTGCGGACCTGGACGATAAAACTCCACCAGAGTTGCTGTACTCGTCCTACCGTTTCG TACACCAACGGATCTTGGAGTGTGTAAGCAATGAAGATCGTCTACTGCTGTTGGGGATGA AGGAAGCCGACATGGAACGCGTCTTCAAGCTGCCGAGCACGACGTTCATCGGTGGCAAGGAAAAGTTTCTGCCCCTTCGCGATATTCTTGGCCGGCTGGAGAAAGCGTACTGCAATAAAATCGGCGTAGAGTTCATGTTCATCAACTCGCTGGAACAATGTAACTGGATTCGCGAGCGTTTCGAAACGCCCAACATTATGACCTACACGAACGAGGAGAAGCGTCTCATTCTGGCCCGTTTGACACGTGCGACCGGGTTTGAGGCGTTCTTGGCGAAGAAATTCTCGTCGGAAAAGCGTTTCGGTCTGGAGGGTTGCGAAATTATGATTCCCGCGATGAAGGAGGTAATCGATGTGTCGACCCGATTGGGTGTCGAGTCAATCATCATGGGTATGCCACATCGTGGCCGTTTGAATGTGCTCGCCAACGTATGCCGTAAGCCGCTGCATCAGATCTTTACGCAGTTTGCTGGTTTGGAGGCTGCTGATGAT GGATCCGGTGACGTTAAATACCATCTCGGTACGTACATTGAGCGTTTGAACCGTGTGACGAACAAGAATATTCGGTTGGCCGTCGTCGCCAATCCGTCCCATCTGGAGGCGGTCGATCCAGTCGTCCAGGGTAAGACGCGTGCCGAACAGTTCTACCGTGGTGATGGCGAGGGCAAAAAGGTGATGTCGATCTTGCTGCACGGTGATGCGGCCTTCTGCGGACAGGGTGTGGTGTTTGAGACGATGCATTTGTCCGATTTGCCCGACTACACCACGCACGGTACCATCCACATCGTGGTGAACAATCAGATTGGTTTCACAACCGATCCCCGTCACTCGCGCTCATCGCCGTACTGTACGGATGTGGCACGCGTCGTCAATGCGCCAATCTTCCACGTGAACGGTGACGATCCGGAAGCGGTAATGCATGTGTGTAAGGTGGCGGCTGAGTGGCGTGCCACCTTCCACAAGGACGTCATCATCGATATCGTGAGCTACCGTCGCAACGGACACAACGAAATTGATGAGCCAATGTTCACGCAACCGCTGATGTACAAGAAGATCCGCGGTACGAAGCCGGCGCTTGATATCTACGCTAACCAGCTCATCACGGAAGGCGTTGTGACGGCTGAAGAGGTTAAGAGCGTGAAGGACAAGTACGACAAGATTTGCGAGGAAGCTTTCGAGCAGGCAAAGACCGAAACGCACATCAAGTACAAGGACTGGATCGATTCCCCGTGGTCCGGATTTTTCGAGGGTAAGGACCCGCTGAAGGTTGCACCGACCGGTGTGATCGAGGAGACGCTGGTGCATATCGGCAACCGGTTCTCGTCCCCACCACCGAACGCGGCCGAATTCGTCATCCACAAGGGTTTGCTGCGTGTGCTGGCCGCTCGCAAGGAAAtgctggaaaacaaaaccatcgattgGGCGTTGGCGGAAGCGATGGCGTTCGGTTCGCTGCTGAAGGAAGGCATTCACGTCCGTCTGTCCGGACAGGACGTCGAGCGTGGTACCTTCTCGCATCGTCATCACGTGCTGCACCATCAACACGTCGATAAGGCAACCTACAGGCCGCTGTGCCATCTTTACCCGGACCAGGCCCCGTACACGGTCTGCAACAGCTCGCTGTCTGAGTTTGGTGTGCTCGGATTTGAGCTCGGCTACTCGATGACCAACCCGAACGCGCTCGTTTGCTGGGAAGCTCAGTTCGGCGACTTTAACAACACCGCACAGTGCATTATTGACCAGTTTGTGTCGTCGGGACAGGCGAAATGGGTGCGCCAGAGTGGTTTGGTGATGCTGCTACCGCACGGTATGGAAGGTATGGGACCGGAACATTCGTCGGCTCGCGTCGAACGATTCCTCCAGATGTGCTCGGACGATCCCGACTACTTCCCGCCGGAGTCGGATGAGTTTGCCATTCGGCAGCTGCACGATATTAACTGGATTGTGGCGAACTGTTCGACCCCGGGTAACTACTTCCACCTGCTGCGCCGACAGATTGCGCTACCGTTCCGCAAACCATTGATTGTGCTGACACCCAAGTCGCTTCTGCGTCATCCGGAGTGCAGAAGCAACTTCAGCGAGATGGTTGATGGAACCCAATTCCAGCG ATTGATTCCCGATGCATTGACCGCCGAAAACCCGAACAAGGTTAAGCGTGTAATCTTCTGCACCGGTCGTGTGTATTACGACTTGCTGAAGGCTCGTCGTGACCGCAAGTTGGATAGCGATATTGCTATCAGCCGCATTGAACAG ATTTCGCCCTTCCCTTACGATCTGGTGAAGGCCGAATGCGCCAAATATCCGAACGCTGAGCTCGTGTGGGCCCAGGAAGAACACAAGAACCAAGGCTGCTGGACGTATGTGCAGCCACGCTTCGACACCGCGATCAACTCGACTCGTGATTTCAG
- the LOC125771944 gene encoding 2-oxoglutarate dehydrogenase complex component E1-like isoform X3: MHRARTALHMVNPMGQQNFGAFLLKKPASKLTTELVAASSVKLYNSAAAEPFLNGSSSNYIDDMYNAWLRDPASVHASWDAYFRNNSYAAPPSLAPVPKNHVPAAQYLGSSLPAVAGGGVAVGGRIDDKLIDDHLAVQAIIRSYQIRGHNVARLDPLGINSADLDDKTPPELLYSSYRFVHQRILECVSNEDRLLLLGMKEADMERVFKLPSTTFIGGKEKFLPLRDILGRLEKAYCNKIGVEFMFINSLEQCNWIRERFETPNIMTYTNEEKRLILARLTRATGFEAFLAKKFSSEKRFGLEGCEIMIPAMKEVIDVSTRLGVESIIMGMPHRGRLNVLANVCRKPLHQIFTQFAGLEAADDGSGDVKYHLGTYIERLNRVTNKNIRLAVVANPSHLEAVDPVVQGKTRAEQFYRGDGEGKKVMSILLHGDAAFCGQGVVFETMHLSDLPDYTTHGTIHIVVNNQIGFTTDPRHSRSSPYCTDVARVVNAPIFHVNGDDPEAVMHVCKVAAEWRATFHKDVIIDIVSYRRNGHNEIDEPMFTQPLMYKKIRGTKPALDIYANQLITEGVVTAEEVKSVKDKYDKICEEAFEQAKTETHIKYKDWIDSPWSGFFEGKDPLKVAPTGVIEETLVHIGNRFSSPPPNAAEFVIHKGLLRVLAARKEMLENKTIDWALAEAMAFGSLLKEGIHVRLSGQDVERGTFSHRHHVLHHQHVDKATYRPLCHLYPDQAPYTVCNSSLSEFGVLGFELGYSMTNPNALVCWEAQFGDFNNTAQCIIDQFVSSGQAKWVRQSGLVMLLPHGMEGMGPEHSSARVERFLQMCSDDPDYFPPESDEFAIRQLHDINWIVANCSTPGNYFHLLRRQIALPFRKPLIVLTPKSLLRHPECRSNFSEMVDGTQFQRLIPDALTAENPNKVKRVIFCTGRVYYDLLKARRDRKLDSDIAISRIEQISPFPYDLVKAECAKYPNAELVWAQEEHKNQGCWTYVQPRFDTAINSTRDFSYVGRPCGASTATGSKAQHLKELKNLLDDAMAL, translated from the exons ATGCATCGCGCAAGAACAGCTCTCCATATGGTGAACCCGATGGGTCAGCAAAATTTCGGAGCGTTTCTGCTGAAGAAACCGGCATCGAAG CTGACCACGGAACTGGTTGCTGCTTCGTCTGTGAAGCTGTACAACTCTGCCGCAGCTGAACCATTCCTGAATGGTTCTTCGTCAAACTACATTGACGATATGTATAATGCCTGGCTGCGGGATCCGGCTTCCGTGCATGCG TCCTGGGATGCATATTTCCGCAACAATTCCTACGCAGCACCACCGAGCTTAGCACCGGTACCGAAGAATCATGTCCCTGCCGCACAGTACCTCGGTAGTTCGCTGCCAGCCGTTGCAGGCGGTGGCGTTGCCGTTGGTGGACGTATCGACGATAAGCTGATCGATGATCATCTTGCCGTGCAAGCTATCATTCGTAGCTATCAG ATCAGAGGGCATAATGTGGCCCGTCTTGACCCGCTCGGCATCAATAGTGCGGACCTGGACGATAAAACTCCACCAGAGTTGCTGTACTCGTCCTACCGTTTCG TACACCAACGGATCTTGGAGTGTGTAAGCAATGAAGATCGTCTACTGCTGTTGGGGATGA AGGAAGCCGACATGGAACGCGTCTTCAAGCTGCCGAGCACGACGTTCATCGGTGGCAAGGAAAAGTTTCTGCCCCTTCGCGATATTCTTGGCCGGCTGGAGAAAGCGTACTGCAATAAAATCGGCGTAGAGTTCATGTTCATCAACTCGCTGGAACAATGTAACTGGATTCGCGAGCGTTTCGAAACGCCCAACATTATGACCTACACGAACGAGGAGAAGCGTCTCATTCTGGCCCGTTTGACACGTGCGACCGGGTTTGAGGCGTTCTTGGCGAAGAAATTCTCGTCGGAAAAGCGTTTCGGTCTGGAGGGTTGCGAAATTATGATTCCCGCGATGAAGGAGGTAATCGATGTGTCGACCCGATTGGGTGTCGAGTCAATCATCATGGGTATGCCACATCGTGGCCGTTTGAATGTGCTCGCCAACGTATGCCGTAAGCCGCTGCATCAGATCTTTACGCAGTTTGCTGGTTTGGAGGCTGCTGATGAT GGATCCGGTGACGTTAAATACCATCTCGGTACGTACATTGAGCGTTTGAACCGTGTGACGAACAAGAATATTCGGTTGGCCGTCGTCGCCAATCCGTCCCATCTGGAGGCGGTCGATCCAGTCGTCCAGGGTAAGACGCGTGCCGAACAGTTCTACCGTGGTGATGGCGAGGGCAAAAAGGTGATGTCGATCTTGCTGCACGGTGATGCGGCCTTCTGCGGACAGGGTGTGGTGTTTGAGACGATGCATTTGTCCGATTTGCCCGACTACACCACGCACGGTACCATCCACATCGTGGTGAACAATCAGATTGGTTTCACAACCGATCCCCGTCACTCGCGCTCATCGCCGTACTGTACGGATGTGGCACGCGTCGTCAATGCGCCAATCTTCCACGTGAACGGTGACGATCCGGAAGCGGTAATGCATGTGTGTAAGGTGGCGGCTGAGTGGCGTGCCACCTTCCACAAGGACGTCATCATCGATATCGTGAGCTACCGTCGCAACGGACACAACGAAATTGATGAGCCAATGTTCACGCAACCGCTGATGTACAAGAAGATCCGCGGTACGAAGCCGGCGCTTGATATCTACGCTAACCAGCTCATCACGGAAGGCGTTGTGACGGCTGAAGAGGTTAAGAGCGTGAAGGACAAGTACGACAAGATTTGCGAGGAAGCTTTCGAGCAGGCAAAGACCGAAACGCACATCAAGTACAAGGACTGGATCGATTCCCCGTGGTCCGGATTTTTCGAGGGTAAGGACCCGCTGAAGGTTGCACCGACCGGTGTGATCGAGGAGACGCTGGTGCATATCGGCAACCGGTTCTCGTCCCCACCACCGAACGCGGCCGAATTCGTCATCCACAAGGGTTTGCTGCGTGTGCTGGCCGCTCGCAAGGAAAtgctggaaaacaaaaccatcgattgGGCGTTGGCGGAAGCGATGGCGTTCGGTTCGCTGCTGAAGGAAGGCATTCACGTCCGTCTGTCCGGACAGGACGTCGAGCGTGGTACCTTCTCGCATCGTCATCACGTGCTGCACCATCAACACGTCGATAAGGCAACCTACAGGCCGCTGTGCCATCTTTACCCGGACCAGGCCCCGTACACGGTCTGCAACAGCTCGCTGTCTGAGTTTGGTGTGCTCGGATTTGAGCTCGGCTACTCGATGACCAACCCGAACGCGCTCGTTTGCTGGGAAGCTCAGTTCGGCGACTTTAACAACACCGCACAGTGCATTATTGACCAGTTTGTGTCGTCGGGACAGGCGAAATGGGTGCGCCAGAGTGGTTTGGTGATGCTGCTACCGCACGGTATGGAAGGTATGGGACCGGAACATTCGTCGGCTCGCGTCGAACGATTCCTCCAGATGTGCTCGGACGATCCCGACTACTTCCCGCCGGAGTCGGATGAGTTTGCCATTCGGCAGCTGCACGATATTAACTGGATTGTGGCGAACTGTTCGACCCCGGGTAACTACTTCCACCTGCTGCGCCGACAGATTGCGCTACCGTTCCGCAAACCATTGATTGTGCTGACACCCAAGTCGCTTCTGCGTCATCCGGAGTGCAGAAGCAACTTCAGCGAGATGGTTGATGGAACCCAATTCCAGCG ATTGATTCCCGATGCATTGACCGCCGAAAACCCGAACAAGGTTAAGCGTGTAATCTTCTGCACCGGTCGTGTGTATTACGACTTGCTGAAGGCTCGTCGTGACCGCAAGTTGGATAGCGATATTGCTATCAGCCGCATTGAACAG ATTTCGCCCTTCCCTTACGATCTGGTGAAGGCCGAATGCGCCAAATATCCGAACGCTGAGCTCGTGTGGGCCCAGGAAGAACACAAGAACCAAGGCTGCTGGACGTATGTGCAGCCACGCTTCGACACCGCGATCAACTCGACTCGTGATTTCAG